From one Luteipulveratus mongoliensis genomic stretch:
- a CDS encoding XRE family transcriptional regulator, with the protein MSDGMKPDVAAAIGRRIRDLRTAQDLSVGALAELSEVSRRMLTQVELGQANPSVALLDRVAAGLRTTFAELIGVTAAAPSGGIEVWSTSQGSWAYLLSATDVGTHSVELWKCHLVRGDSSEVPGMPGAPEVMHHVLEGALEIVLDSGEQFQVEENGSLRLPGEVRRRYRSAGPAGTTFIRVFAMPAAS; encoded by the coding sequence GTGAGTGACGGGATGAAGCCGGATGTTGCGGCAGCCATCGGTCGGCGGATCCGGGACCTTCGGACGGCCCAGGACCTCAGCGTCGGCGCGTTGGCCGAGCTGAGCGAGGTCAGTCGCCGCATGCTGACCCAGGTCGAGCTGGGTCAGGCCAACCCCAGCGTCGCGCTGCTCGACAGGGTGGCCGCGGGTCTGCGGACGACCTTCGCCGAGCTGATCGGCGTGACGGCCGCGGCGCCGTCAGGTGGGATCGAGGTGTGGAGCACGAGTCAGGGCAGCTGGGCCTATCTGCTCAGTGCGACCGACGTCGGTACCCACTCGGTGGAGCTGTGGAAGTGCCACCTCGTCCGGGGAGACAGCAGCGAGGTACCCGGGATGCCAGGCGCCCCAGAGGTCATGCACCACGTCCTCGAGGGCGCGCTGGAGATCGTGCTGGACAGTGGCGAGCAGTTCCAGGTCGAGGAGAACGGGTCGTTGCGTCTCCCGGGTGAGGTTCGACGGCGCTACCGCAGCGCAGGCCCAGCGGGGACGACGTTCATCCGGGTCTTCGCGATGCCGGCGGCGAGCTAA
- a CDS encoding MFS transporter, whose product MAHDQLASPPVRRSSRDAFRLQGRSALVRWLISFGTFGIPQAATPIAFALLTLPLTGRAEDGATMVLAMTLAQVVGAIPVSRPGRRFNAVTYLRWLIAVRTIALGLVALLAALGAPLGFLIGSAAIGGVVNGAAYGYQRSILNHLVRPSSLPRALGIAATLNEVVFAVAPVLAAVLGSLSPTLAMFAIVVLGALPLVLVPSVPDAKSSAPAGSGMSLLTPPVLMWLLCAAASSAAVASVEISAVALALSFDLDPTWAFVFTGAVCVASVSGGVCVSVRNRRSRPTEVVCFLAATMVGAVLVSSRWDLAPTLLGAVLIGFFLPLLGTHYSLVLDDLAPDGRRAEIFALLRTSTAVGIIVVSGLLATAGLRGASLGSAALMVMSTCIVAAAVLRRAGVLGRESR is encoded by the coding sequence GTGGCACACGATCAGCTGGCGTCTCCTCCGGTGCGGAGGTCTTCGCGCGACGCCTTTCGGCTGCAGGGGCGGTCGGCGCTGGTCCGTTGGCTGATCTCCTTCGGGACCTTCGGCATCCCCCAGGCGGCCACGCCCATCGCCTTCGCGCTTCTCACGCTCCCGCTGACCGGCCGCGCCGAGGACGGCGCGACGATGGTCCTGGCGATGACCCTCGCCCAGGTGGTGGGAGCGATTCCGGTCTCGCGGCCCGGGCGCCGCTTCAACGCCGTGACCTATCTGCGGTGGCTGATCGCGGTCCGTACGATCGCGCTCGGGCTGGTCGCCCTGCTCGCCGCCCTGGGCGCGCCGCTCGGATTCCTGATCGGCTCGGCGGCGATCGGTGGAGTCGTCAATGGTGCGGCGTACGGCTACCAGCGATCGATCCTCAACCATCTCGTGCGGCCGTCGTCGCTCCCCCGTGCGCTGGGGATCGCGGCCACGCTCAACGAGGTCGTCTTCGCCGTCGCTCCAGTGCTCGCGGCCGTCCTGGGCTCACTGTCACCGACGCTCGCGATGTTCGCGATCGTCGTCCTGGGTGCGCTGCCGTTGGTGCTGGTCCCGAGCGTTCCGGACGCGAAGTCGTCAGCTCCGGCCGGGTCAGGGATGTCCCTGCTCACCCCGCCCGTCCTGATGTGGCTGCTGTGCGCGGCAGCCAGCTCAGCGGCGGTGGCATCCGTCGAGATCAGCGCGGTGGCCCTGGCCCTCTCCTTCGACCTCGATCCGACCTGGGCGTTCGTCTTCACGGGGGCGGTCTGTGTCGCTTCAGTGAGTGGTGGCGTGTGCGTCAGCGTGCGCAACCGGAGATCTCGGCCCACGGAGGTCGTCTGCTTCCTGGCGGCGACCATGGTCGGCGCTGTCCTCGTGAGCAGCCGCTGGGACCTCGCGCCCACGCTGTTGGGCGCGGTCCTCATCGGGTTCTTCCTGCCCCTGCTCGGAACGCACTACTCACTCGTGCTCGACGACCTGGCGCCCGACGGTCGGCGCGCCGAGATCTTCGCTCTGCTGCGCACGTCGACCGCCGTCGGAATCATCGTGGTCAGTGGCCTGCTCGCGACGGCCGGACTCCGTGGCGCATCGCTCGGCAGCGCCGCGCTCATGGTGATGTCGACCTGCATCGTCGCCGCCGCCGTGCTCCGACGTGCCGGCGTGCTCGGTCGCGAGTCGCGCTGA
- a CDS encoding MarR family winged helix-turn-helix transcriptional regulator — MTPKTRRGDELLSAVARLHRWATRHADLDLPSAQGRLLALVAEMGPARIGDLAAADHCSQPTMTTQVQRVEAQGWLAREADPGDARAWLVRLTPEGKAVLRTARAARGKAVQPLLDGLSPEDAATLDRAAEIIHSMVVAARD; from the coding sequence ATGACTCCCAAGACCCGTCGCGGTGACGAGCTGCTCTCCGCCGTTGCCCGCCTGCACCGATGGGCGACCCGCCACGCTGACCTCGACCTCCCGTCCGCGCAGGGTCGACTGCTCGCCCTGGTTGCCGAGATGGGCCCGGCGCGCATCGGCGACCTGGCCGCCGCGGACCACTGCAGCCAGCCGACGATGACCACTCAGGTGCAGCGGGTCGAGGCTCAGGGCTGGCTCGCTCGCGAGGCCGACCCGGGCGACGCTCGCGCCTGGCTGGTTCGCCTGACGCCCGAAGGCAAGGCCGTGCTGCGGACCGCGCGCGCTGCCCGGGGCAAGGCCGTACAGCCCTTGCTCGATGGGCTGAGCCCCGAGGATGCCGCCACGCTCGATCGCGCGGCCGAGATCATCCACAGCATGGTCGTCGCCGCACGCGACTGA
- a CDS encoding long-chain-fatty-acid--CoA ligase, translating to MTNLAANLARTVKQYADHVAIRLDDATLTYAQLDDASARLASYLRAQGVQPGDRVALSLPNVPAFAIVYYGILRSGAVALPMNPLFKPREVEYFLKDAEASLIFGLAGDAQAAAETVGTPFVEVGADQLQDLVSQHEPYAEVVDRADDDTAVILYTSGTTGRPKGAELTHGALNTNQEVTARTLIEVQPDDVLMGCLPLFHVFGMTCGLNTAVANGATLTLIPRFDPAKALEVIARDKVTIFLGVPTMYGAMLAASATVDADLSSLRTCISGGSSMPVEVMRKFEDRFGATILEGYGLSETSPVASFNHPHVERKAGSIGTPIEGVEMRLAGEGGAEVPAGEIGEIAIRGHLLMKGYWKRPDATAEAIRDGWFYSGDLARLDEDGYYFIVDRSKDLIIRGGYNVYPREVEEVLYEHPDVVEAAVVGVPHDHYGEEIKAYVVLGPDATATPEDLQAFTKERVAPYKYPRTIELIEALPKGPSGKILKRELRDAASPQS from the coding sequence ATGACGAACCTTGCGGCCAACCTGGCTCGGACGGTCAAGCAGTACGCCGACCACGTCGCCATCCGCCTCGACGACGCGACCCTCACCTATGCCCAGCTGGACGACGCGTCGGCTCGGCTGGCGTCGTACCTGCGCGCTCAGGGCGTACAGCCCGGCGACCGGGTGGCGCTGTCGCTGCCCAACGTGCCGGCGTTCGCGATCGTCTACTACGGCATCCTGCGGTCCGGCGCGGTGGCGCTGCCGATGAACCCGCTGTTCAAGCCGCGTGAGGTCGAGTACTTCCTCAAAGACGCCGAAGCCTCCCTCATCTTCGGCCTCGCCGGCGACGCCCAGGCGGCCGCCGAGACCGTCGGTACTCCGTTCGTCGAGGTGGGTGCAGACCAGCTGCAGGACCTGGTGAGCCAGCACGAGCCGTACGCCGAGGTCGTCGACCGAGCGGACGACGACACCGCGGTGATCCTCTACACCTCCGGGACGACGGGTCGGCCCAAGGGCGCTGAGCTCACCCACGGCGCGCTCAACACCAACCAGGAGGTCACGGCGCGCACCCTGATCGAGGTGCAGCCCGACGACGTCCTGATGGGCTGCCTGCCGCTGTTCCACGTCTTCGGGATGACCTGTGGCCTCAACACCGCGGTGGCCAACGGCGCCACGCTCACCCTGATCCCCCGCTTCGACCCGGCCAAGGCACTGGAGGTCATCGCGCGCGACAAGGTCACGATCTTCCTCGGCGTGCCCACGATGTACGGCGCGATGCTGGCCGCGTCGGCGACGGTCGACGCCGACCTGTCCTCCCTGCGTACGTGCATCTCGGGTGGGTCCTCGATGCCCGTCGAGGTGATGCGCAAGTTCGAAGACCGTTTCGGCGCAACGATTCTCGAGGGTTACGGCTTGTCCGAGACCTCGCCTGTCGCCTCGTTCAACCACCCGCACGTCGAGCGCAAGGCCGGCTCCATCGGTACGCCCATCGAAGGTGTCGAGATGCGCCTCGCAGGCGAGGGTGGTGCCGAGGTGCCGGCCGGTGAGATCGGCGAGATCGCGATCCGCGGCCACCTGCTCATGAAGGGCTACTGGAAGCGTCCGGACGCCACGGCTGAGGCCATCAGGGACGGCTGGTTCTACTCCGGCGACCTGGCGCGGCTGGACGAGGACGGCTACTACTTCATCGTCGACCGCTCCAAGGATCTGATCATCCGCGGCGGCTACAACGTCTACCCGCGCGAGGTCGAGGAGGTGCTCTATGAGCACCCGGACGTCGTCGAGGCAGCCGTCGTCGGCGTACCCCACGACCACTACGGCGAGGAGATCAAGGCGTACGTCGTGCTCGGTCCCGATGCGACTGCAACTCCTGAGGACCTTCAGGCGTTCACCAAGGAGCGGGTCGCCCCGTACAAGTACCCGCGCACGATCGAGTTGATCGAGGCCCTACCCAAGGGCCCGTCGGGCAAGATCCTCAAGCGCGAGCTGCGCGACGCGGCATCGCCGCAAAGTTGA
- a CDS encoding YrdB family protein gives MPSLSDVAMFLLELAVYVAVAWWAFNLTDTFLLGVVLALVAIAVMGTIWAAFGSPQARWPVYGFPRIMLELLWFGAGVLALFAAGTPIVAVILAVVFVVVMWLRLRPARTGPAPDDDVEDLSG, from the coding sequence ATGCCTTCGCTGAGTGACGTGGCGATGTTCCTGCTGGAGCTCGCCGTCTATGTCGCCGTGGCGTGGTGGGCGTTCAACCTCACCGACACCTTCCTTCTCGGGGTCGTGCTCGCACTCGTCGCGATCGCGGTGATGGGTACGATCTGGGCCGCGTTCGGCAGTCCGCAGGCGAGGTGGCCGGTCTACGGCTTCCCGCGAATCATGTTGGAACTGCTGTGGTTCGGCGCGGGAGTCCTCGCACTGTTCGCTGCCGGTACTCCGATCGTGGCCGTCATCCTCGCGGTCGTCTTCGTCGTCGTGATGTGGCTCCGGTTGCGCCCTGCCCGCACAGGGCCCGCGCCGGACGACGACGTGGAGGATTTGAGCGGCTGA
- the thpR gene encoding RNA 2',3'-cyclic phosphodiesterase, giving the protein MTARLFWESGAMGQRMFVALMPPAPVREDLAAFLEPRAEHPWIAEEQWHITLAFMADVPDRAVDELIDGLASAAARRTPLNLQLAGAGAFPDPWSAKVLWMDVRGDVEELERLATNVRNSAQHAGADPDGRAFRPHLSVSHLRRVQEQTRWVRVLDTYSGPTWTASEICLVESHLGSGPHGRPRHEIVATAPLIGRESDAFAE; this is encoded by the coding sequence GTGACGGCGCGTCTGTTCTGGGAGAGTGGCGCGATGGGCCAACGCATGTTCGTGGCACTCATGCCACCTGCGCCAGTACGCGAAGATCTCGCCGCATTCCTCGAGCCCAGGGCCGAGCATCCCTGGATCGCCGAGGAGCAGTGGCACATCACGCTCGCCTTCATGGCGGACGTCCCAGACCGTGCCGTCGATGAGCTGATCGACGGCCTCGCGAGCGCGGCAGCGCGGCGTACGCCGCTGAACCTGCAGCTCGCGGGAGCCGGTGCGTTCCCTGACCCCTGGTCGGCGAAGGTGCTGTGGATGGACGTGCGGGGCGATGTCGAGGAGCTGGAGCGGCTGGCCACCAACGTCCGCAACAGCGCTCAGCATGCCGGCGCGGACCCGGATGGGCGAGCGTTCCGGCCGCACCTGTCGGTCAGCCACCTGCGGCGGGTGCAGGAGCAGACGCGCTGGGTGCGGGTGCTCGACACCTACTCCGGTCCGACCTGGACCGCATCGGAGATCTGCCTCGTCGAATCGCATCTAGGGTCTGGCCCGCACGGCCGCCCGCGTCATGAGATTGTGGCGACCGCGCCGTTGATCGGGAGGGAGTCAGATGCCTTCGCTGAGTGA
- a CDS encoding GIY-YIG nuclease family protein encodes MAWTYILQCSDGSYYVGSTQDLDRRLAQHQMGEGAAYTRWRRPVELVWSQEFARVDEAFALEKQVQNWSRAKREALIAGEFDRLPALARKPRRVRRPPLVE; translated from the coding sequence ATGGCGTGGACGTACATCCTTCAGTGCAGCGACGGGAGTTACTACGTCGGCAGCACTCAGGATCTCGATCGGAGACTGGCCCAACATCAGATGGGTGAAGGCGCGGCGTACACGCGCTGGAGGCGACCGGTAGAGCTGGTCTGGTCGCAGGAGTTCGCGCGCGTCGATGAGGCATTTGCGCTGGAGAAGCAGGTGCAGAACTGGAGTCGTGCCAAGCGAGAAGCACTCATCGCCGGTGAGTTCGATCGGCTCCCCGCGCTGGCTCGCAAGCCTCGTCGTGTCCGCCGGCCCCCGCTGGTCGAGTAG
- the murQ gene encoding N-acetylmuramic acid 6-phosphate etherase, with translation MTSHSLDEVLAHLATESRNPASRGLDAMTTTEVVALMNTEDGHVADAVRLVLPQVAAAVDLVAAALREGGRLVYIGAGTSGRLALLDAAECPPTFSTDPNQIITLLAGGERAFVHAVEGAEDDTHAAAVDIETAHVGPSDTVVGLTASGRTPYVIAGLDRAHELGARTVSIACNPDSAVSAHADIAIEVVTGPEVLTGSTRLKAGTAQKMICNMLSTAAMVRNGKTFRDLMVDMRPSNAKLLDRAQRIVAAAAEVDVDTAGEALDAADGRTKVAIVMLLTGSDVAEAEALLDSSNGIVAAALTNPLVE, from the coding sequence GTGACGTCCCACTCCCTCGACGAGGTCCTCGCGCACCTGGCCACCGAGTCCCGCAACCCGGCGTCCCGGGGCCTGGACGCGATGACGACCACCGAGGTCGTCGCCCTCATGAACACCGAGGACGGCCACGTCGCCGATGCCGTACGACTCGTGCTCCCGCAGGTGGCCGCGGCGGTCGACCTGGTCGCCGCAGCCCTTCGTGAGGGCGGGCGACTCGTCTACATCGGCGCCGGCACCAGCGGTCGGCTCGCGCTCCTCGACGCCGCCGAGTGCCCGCCGACGTTCAGCACCGATCCGAACCAGATCATCACTCTGCTGGCCGGCGGTGAGCGCGCGTTCGTCCACGCGGTCGAGGGCGCCGAGGACGACACGCACGCAGCCGCGGTCGACATCGAAACCGCGCACGTGGGGCCGAGCGACACCGTGGTGGGCCTGACGGCCAGCGGGCGGACGCCGTACGTCATCGCCGGACTGGACCGCGCGCACGAGCTCGGCGCGCGCACCGTCTCGATCGCCTGCAACCCCGACTCCGCCGTCAGCGCGCACGCCGACATCGCGATCGAGGTCGTGACAGGTCCTGAGGTGCTGACCGGGTCCACGCGGCTCAAGGCCGGCACCGCTCAGAAGATGATCTGCAACATGCTCAGCACGGCCGCGATGGTGCGCAACGGCAAGACCTTTCGCGACCTGATGGTCGACATGCGCCCCAGCAACGCCAAGCTGCTGGACCGCGCTCAGCGCATCGTGGCGGCGGCCGCCGAGGTCGATGTCGACACGGCCGGCGAGGCGCTGGACGCGGCCGACGGTCGTACCAAGGTCGCCATCGTGATGCTCCTGACCGGCAGCGACGTGGCCGAGGCAGAGGCGCTGCTGGACAGCAGCAATGGCATCGTCGCCGCCGCCCTCACCAACCCGCTGGTCGAGTAG